In Bacillus thuringiensis, the DNA window TAGGGCATAATCAAAAATTAGGATTATGGCGCGATTATCATTTACGTCTTACGGGAGAAGGAATACAAGATTTACAAAAGCAATTTTTACATGATTGGCTCGACGATACGGGTCAAAATTTATTAGATTCACCTCTTTATTTTCCTAAGCAACAACCAGGAATCATTCTACATCAATTTATTCCGACCGATGGGGCATATTTACAACATACTTTTTTACACTTAATTGAAAATACGAAAGAAGAACTCTTTATCGGTACACCATATTTCATTCCTGGAAAAAAAATTATGAACGCATTATTAAAAGCACGAAAACGTGGGGTTCAAATCACAATTCTCGTTCCAGAAAAAGCTGATCACGCCCTTGTTCGAGAAGCAAAATTCCCGTATTGCCGAAAGTTAATACAAGCCGGGTGTAATATTTACGCATTTCAACAAGGCTTTTTTCACGCTAAAGTTATTATAGCGGACGATTATATTTGTGATATCGGAACTGCAAACTTTGATATGAGAAGTTTATATATTAACCATGAAATCAACTGCCTTTTATATGATAAACATTTTATACAAACAGTAAAAAACAAATTCCATGAAGATCTAGAAAACGCGTCATTACTTTCCTTTAAAGATGTTAGCCCCCTTTCTCTTATTGATAGAGGAAAAGAATGGATAGGAACGATACTTTCTTTCTTCCTATAGGAAAGATAATGAATAAAGGAGATGTATTCCATATGATTATGCGGTTCGGATATGTCTCACATGCAATGGCACTTTGGGACTGTTCTCCTGCCAAAACGATGACATTTACAAGCTTTGAAAAGCTCAGTAAACAAGAACGTGAAGATAAATTGTACGATATTACAAGGCAGAATCTTGAGCATACAATACGTATTCTTCATTACAACATAGCGCATGAAATTCCGTTATATCGCTTATCTTCTTCCATTGTCCCGCTTGCAACACATCCCGAAGTCAAGTTTGATTATATCGGGGCATTTACACCGCTTTGGCGTAAAATCGGGGCATTAATTACAGAACACAATTTACGAGTAAGTTTTCATCCCAATCAATTTACGCTATTTACAAGCGACAAGCCACATATTACAGCTAACGCTATTACAGATATGACTTATCATTATAAAGTATTAGATGCAATAGGAATTGCAGATACTTCTTATATTAACATCCATGTAGGTGGTGCCTATGGAAATAAAGAAAAAGCGATTGGGCGTTTCCATGAAAACATAAAAAAACTTCCTGCACATATAAAAAAGCAAATGACACTTGAAAACGATGATAAAACATATACGACTGCTGAAACTTTATCTATTTGCCAAAAAGAAAAGATTCCATTCGTATTTGATTATCATCATCACATGGCAAACCTTTGCGTGGAACCGCTAGAATTGTTACTTCCTGCAATTTTTGAAACTTGGTCACATACAAATGTCCCTCCTAAAGTTCACATTTCCTCTCCTAAATCAAAAAAAGAATTTAGGGCTCACGCCGAATATATTGATTTAGAGTTTATTAAGCCTTTCTTACACATTGCAAAAAAAAACAATCATAATTTCGATATTATGATTGAAAGTAAACAGAAAGATTTAGCAATGTTGCAACTCATACATGAACTATCCTCCATAAGAGGGATAAAAAGAATAAATAGCTCAACATTACAATGGTAAATTGTAATGTTGAGCTATTTTTTTCAAAAAAAGTAATTTTTATAGTAAAAAACACCCTATTTTATATGCTATGATTGGAATTAGCATTTTCCACCTGTGATTCAACTTTATTGAAACGGAGTCATAATATGATTAATCAAAAAAAATATGTACAATTTGTCATGATGTATATAATTATATTTTCCCTTTGGATATTTCTTATCCCTAAGGACTTAAATATAAAAGAAATTGGAATTCTTTTTTTATTTTGTTTCGCTACACTCTTTTCTTGCTATTGCTTATATAAAGCAATTAAGAAAATGAAGCGCGGTGACAAACTATTTTGGGTTTTAGTACTATGCACTTGCCTATGTGGATTGACAATGGAGATAACTTTGTTTCTTCATTCACTTTCTATATATGATCAAGTCATATTCTCATATAAGTCCTTGCCCTTTTTCATCGTACAATATATTTTACTCTTCTCTGGCTTTGCTATAAAGTTCATAAAACATTACTCTATTAGAGGCCTTGCTCAATTTTCATTCGATAGCATCTTTATTGTTATTATGAATATCTATTTTACCTTAACTTTTATTTTGGACGTTTCAAGCTTTCGTATGTTAACAACAGATCAATGGGTTTTAATTGGTTACTTTATTGCACAATCATTAGTAATTTACGCGGTTATTAGCCTATATAGAAGGGAACAATATTCTTCTAGTAGAATTTCATTAATTATCGGCTTTACTATCATACTTGTATACGGATATATACATCTGTTTCAATTAAACAGAGGTATGGAAACTTCTTCTGAAGTCTCTTACTTAATACATACTGCTTCAATTTTATTAATTGGTTTGTCGTCTATACTATATATTTTAGATAAACCAATACAGCATGAAACGAAAACAAAATATTATCGATTTGATTATGTGCGCTTTATATTACCTTACTTTAGTATAATCATTACTTTTTCTTTTATTATCTTTCAACCTTGGGATGATAAGTTCATGTTAATCGGTCTAGTATTATCACTCATCTTATTATTCCTACGACAACTTTATATGTGGAAGGATAATCGAGCACTAATCGATACATACGAACAGTTGACTACACAACTAGAAGGCAAAGTAGAAGAAGGTGCATCTGCGTTATCAAAGAGTGAACAACGCTACAAATCTTTATTCGAAGATCATCCTGATGCTGTTTTCTCTTTAAATATGTATGGTATTTTCCAACAATCTAATACAGCTTGTGAAAGCTTATTTACTGCCTACTATTGTGAAGTAGAAAGCTACTCCCTTTTACACTTTATTGACTCAAAAGACCATGATTTACTAAAGAAAGCTTTGCAAATAACGAAAGAAGGTAGACCACAAACTTTAGAAGTTCGTACAAAAGAAAAAGAAGGTTATTACTATTACCTTCACATTACGCTCATCCCTACTTTCATAAACAAAGAAGTTGTTGGGATGTTCGGCATAGCACGTGATATTACAACTTTATATGAAAAACAAAAACAAGTAGAACATTTAGCCTTTCATGATGCACTTACTGGGCTACCAAATCGCCGAAAGTTTGAAAAAGATTTGAAAAACATTTTAAACACAGCTCAAACTAGCGCAAATGATGTTGCCGTCATGTTCCTTGATTTAGATCGATTCAAAAAAATTAACGATAGACTTGGTCATGACGTTGGTGATTTATTATTAATTGAAGTAGCAAAAAGATTACGCAGTTGCTTGCGTTCAAAAGATGTCGTTGCTCGCCAGGGCGGAGATGAGTTTACAATTTTATTACCAGATATGTACTCAGAAAAGAGTGCAATATTTATAGCTGAACAGATTTTAACCATTTTAAACAAACCATTCTTCATTAAAGATGAGGAACTGTCTATTACACCGAGTATCGGAATTGCAATGTACCCTGATTATGGAACAGATGTAACAGAATTAATGAAAAATGCTGATATGGCTATGTATCGCGCGAAAGCAAATGGAAAAAATAGATTCGTTTTCTTCTCAAAAGAAATGAGTATTGCTCAAAATGAGAGTAACTTCTTAGAAGGAGAACTTTCAAAAGCATTACAACAAAATGAATTTTTCCTTGAATACCAGCCACAAGTAAGCACAAAAACAAAACAAATTATCGGTTTTGAAGCATTAATTCGTTGGAAACATCCAAAACTCGGCATCGTATCTCCTGCCCAATTCATTCCTCTAGCAGAGGAAACTGGATTTATTATTGAACTTGGAAATTGGATTTTACGCACCGCTTGCTTAGAGGCAAAAAGATGGCATAATCAAGGTTTTTCTCACTTAAAAGTAGGTGTGAATTTATCTGTCGTTCAATTTAACCATGCAGATTTAATCCCAACCATTTCAAAAGTATTAGAAGAAACAGAGCTAAAAGCAGAAGCATTAGACATTGAAATTACGGAAAGTATCGCAATTAATCAAAATCAATCTGTAGTTGCAAAGTTAGAACAGCTTCAAAATCTCGGTATTCAAATTTCAATCGATGACTTTGGAACTGGTTATAGTTCTTTAGCTTATTTAACAAAATATCCAATCAACACATTAAAAATTGCTCGAGAGTTTATTTGCGGCATTACAACTAGTCCTTTAGAGGAAGCAATTATCTCTTCCATAATTACACTATCAAAAGAACTACATTTAGAAGTGATTGCAGAAGGTGTAGAGACGGAAGATCAATGGAAGTTTTTATATGAACAAAACTGTGACCATATCCAAGGATTCTTTATTAGCAAACCCGTTTCTAGTAAAGACGTTTGGAGATTACTCCACAAAAAAACAACCGTCTAAGTAAGACGGTTGTTTTTTAATATTCAAAAGGTAGATCTCCAGCTAATTGTACCTCTTGATCATTATGAGAAATCACTTGACTTTTCTCTAATGCTGTATCGCCTAATGAAATACCCCATGCCATTGCTAACGTTAATAGACTACCAATAAGTAGTTTCTTCATACTCCATCACCCACATTTTTTATTTTAATATATCATGAAAATTTATCCACATCCTATGCAATTATGCATATCCATTTTTTGGGATTTTTATTTACTGATTTTATTTGCGAGTGCTTCTTTATATGCATGCATTTCTAATATGTCAAAAAAGAAACTTGCCTTTTTATATGCATCTTCAATCTCTGCCCCATCATACTCCAACTTCCCTAAACATTCACCTCTTTGATAATATAACTGTCCAATTAATGCCATACTATTAATTTGGCATGATATTTCAATCGCTTTATTTACTTGATAAAGCGACTCCTCATATTGCTCATCTAAGTATAATGCTTTTGCATGATTATATCTTACCTTCACGTCAAATTCTTCATTATCATGTAATGTCTCTAATTGCTTTAGTATATCTTCAAATAACTCAATACTCTTCTTAAAATAGCTATTTTCAGCATAAATATTTGCAATTGCATTTTCTATATAGAGATTTTGGTATACGTCTATTCCAGTTAATTGTTGATTTAACAATTTTTTTAATTCTAAAATGCAATATTCGTAATCGATTTTTTTCAATATGTAAGCTGCTACATGATATTGCCATTGAAGAAATTGTTGGAATTCAGGATGATATTCTTCCTTTTTCAGTTCATTCCATACTCTATTATAAATTTCCTTATATCTTTTTTGCTTACACAGCATAATGACTTGATCTTTAAACTGTTTTTTTCTTTCAATATCGGAATAAATGAGTACCTCATAAAAATGAATAATGGGAACTTGTAATTTCGCCGCAATACCTTGCAATATATCCATACTTGGGTACACTGCGCCCGATTCAATTCGACTCACTTCCGATTGATGACATATATTATCGGATAACTGTTTTTGTGTTAACCCTCTCATCATCCTAATCTTCTTAATTTCACTTCCTAATTTTTCTGCGTGCATACTTACTCACCATCCCATTATAACAATCTAATTTTTTGAGTTGTCATACCACTACAATAATGTGAATTCGACAATTTTTGATATGAAATAATGCATAATATATATAAAATTCGGCAAATTTTTCATACAATTCATCTCACATACAATAATAGATTAGGAGTGTTATAGATGAATTATAGAAAACTTGCCAGTGCCTTCGTTACATTCGGTCTTCTTTGTCCTTTATCAACAGAAGCTATTCACGCCCAAGAATTAGATAAAAATGAAGTAAAAGTTGAAATTGCTCAGCCTGGTTTAACAATCGGGAAATTAACACAACCTCAAAATGATACGAAAGAAAATATTGCGAAAAAGTATTTAAAAGGTGAGGTAAACGGGGCTAAAGCTCAACAAGAACAAGTCACTACTGAAAAAAATGTAGATTTCCATCCTACCAATAAAGAAACAAAAGAAAATCAAACCGAAGTTCGCCTTGCACAAACATATAAAAACTATAAAGTATATGGCCAAGATCTCATTGTAAAAGTAGATAAAAATGGAGTGATCACAACTGTTAGTGGTAAAGTTGTTCAAAATTTAGATCAACAACCTAATCTTACTATAACAAATTTTTTGTCGAAAAATGAAGTAAAATCTAAATTACGCGATATAGTTCAAATTCCAAGTGATGCGGCTGAAACGGAATTCTCTAGCGAAACCGTTGTTTATAAGAAAAAAGATAGCTCTTATACATTCGCAACTGTTATTACATTTACTTATGAAAACAATGCACAAATTATAAACGGCAATGCAATCATTGATTTAAAAACTGGTGAAGTACTTTTCCAAGAAAAATTTATTAAAAATAAAGAGAATAAAGCTATAAATCAAGTAACATCACCTAGCCTATCCTCTGCAAGCGAGCAAGGAACTGGGAAAAATGCACTTCAAGAAAATATCTCTTTCAATATTGCCAAAGGGACTGATGGAAAATTTTATTTAGCTGATTTATCACGCGGAAATGG includes these proteins:
- the cls gene encoding cardiolipin synthase is translated as MFFVSLLLICVTLWITIDLLYGRILHLKRVRSRTFPLRQSNFHLYTYGQDLYDALFTDIQQARHHVHVLFFIVKNDKISREFLKLLIDKAKEGIEVRLLLDRLGSHYLSNEAIRSLQKHGVSFSFCHKVKFPFLFFSANQRNHRKITVIDGKIGYIGGFNIGEEYLGHNQKLGLWRDYHLRLTGEGIQDLQKQFLHDWLDDTGQNLLDSPLYFPKQQPGIILHQFIPTDGAYLQHTFLHLIENTKEELFIGTPYFIPGKKIMNALLKARKRGVQITILVPEKADHALVREAKFPYCRKLIQAGCNIYAFQQGFFHAKVIIADDYICDIGTANFDMRSLYINHEINCLLYDKHFIQTVKNKFHEDLENASLLSFKDVSPLSLIDRGKEWIGTILSFFL
- the uvsE gene encoding UV DNA damage repair endonuclease UvsE, translating into MIMRFGYVSHAMALWDCSPAKTMTFTSFEKLSKQEREDKLYDITRQNLEHTIRILHYNIAHEIPLYRLSSSIVPLATHPEVKFDYIGAFTPLWRKIGALITEHNLRVSFHPNQFTLFTSDKPHITANAITDMTYHYKVLDAIGIADTSYINIHVGGAYGNKEKAIGRFHENIKKLPAHIKKQMTLENDDKTYTTAETLSICQKEKIPFVFDYHHHMANLCVEPLELLLPAIFETWSHTNVPPKVHISSPKSKKEFRAHAEYIDLEFIKPFLHIAKKNNHNFDIMIESKQKDLAMLQLIHELSSIRGIKRINSSTLQW
- a CDS encoding DUF4084 domain-containing protein, which produces MINQKKYVQFVMMYIIIFSLWIFLIPKDLNIKEIGILFLFCFATLFSCYCLYKAIKKMKRGDKLFWVLVLCTCLCGLTMEITLFLHSLSIYDQVIFSYKSLPFFIVQYILLFSGFAIKFIKHYSIRGLAQFSFDSIFIVIMNIYFTLTFILDVSSFRMLTTDQWVLIGYFIAQSLVIYAVISLYRREQYSSSRISLIIGFTIILVYGYIHLFQLNRGMETSSEVSYLIHTASILLIGLSSILYILDKPIQHETKTKYYRFDYVRFILPYFSIIITFSFIIFQPWDDKFMLIGLVLSLILLFLRQLYMWKDNRALIDTYEQLTTQLEGKVEEGASALSKSEQRYKSLFEDHPDAVFSLNMYGIFQQSNTACESLFTAYYCEVESYSLLHFIDSKDHDLLKKALQITKEGRPQTLEVRTKEKEGYYYYLHITLIPTFINKEVVGMFGIARDITTLYEKQKQVEHLAFHDALTGLPNRRKFEKDLKNILNTAQTSANDVAVMFLDLDRFKKINDRLGHDVGDLLLIEVAKRLRSCLRSKDVVARQGGDEFTILLPDMYSEKSAIFIAEQILTILNKPFFIKDEELSITPSIGIAMYPDYGTDVTELMKNADMAMYRAKANGKNRFVFFSKEMSIAQNESNFLEGELSKALQQNEFFLEYQPQVSTKTKQIIGFEALIRWKHPKLGIVSPAQFIPLAEETGFIIELGNWILRTACLEAKRWHNQGFSHLKVGVNLSVVQFNHADLIPTISKVLEETELKAEALDIEITESIAINQNQSVVAKLEQLQNLGIQISIDDFGTGYSSLAYLTKYPINTLKIAREFICGITTSPLEEAIISSIITLSKELHLEVIAEGVETEDQWKFLYEQNCDHIQGFFISKPVSSKDVWRLLHKKTTV
- a CDS encoding quorum-sensing peptide PapR, encoding MKKLLIGSLLTLAMAWGISLGDTALEKSQVISHNDQEVQLAGDLPFEY
- the plcR gene encoding transcriptional regulator PlcR — encoded protein: MHAEKLGSEIKKIRMMRGLTQKQLSDNICHQSEVSRIESGAVYPSMDILQGIAAKLQVPIIHFYEVLIYSDIERKKQFKDQVIMLCKQKRYKEIYNRVWNELKKEEYHPEFQQFLQWQYHVAAYILKKIDYEYCILELKKLLNQQLTGIDVYQNLYIENAIANIYAENSYFKKSIELFEDILKQLETLHDNEEFDVKVRYNHAKALYLDEQYEESLYQVNKAIEISCQINSMALIGQLYYQRGECLGKLEYDGAEIEDAYKKASFFFDILEMHAYKEALANKISK